The Nocardia arthritidis genome has a window encoding:
- a CDS encoding carboxylesterase family protein, with product MDGPVRGTAADGYRTFQGIPYAAPPVSRLRWAPPAPPVPWRDVRDATAPGHPCVQNASPMGDPASDSEDCLYLNVTAPDHADGEKLPVMVWIHGGGFYFGSADPYQARRLATKGRVVVVTLNYRFGALGYLVHPGLDTADAASGNYGLLDQQAALRWVRRNIDRFGGNPDSVTLFGQSAGATSTCSLLASPSAAGLFQRAIVQSSPCSETNQWPYDDGYWFARPRAAAEQQGRELADKLGCGAAADAADCLRTVPAAKILAAADGAGYGPAYGGQHTPLPLAPAEAIASGKFNRVPVIHGTTRDEHSTFIWAIESFTDHVYTPADYRNQLDSAFGADADRIAAEYPLTDYGSPSQALARLFSDYTWGCTALLTDDALAAQTTTYAYEFADPNPPWGKDMAKAHFPTGALHVGEIPYLFDSPEFPTPLSTEQNRLSDTMIDYWTRFARTGDPNRSGTPNWPEYRTATDVLSLAPNMIHPVDLDAEHRCGFWSTLRRPPKP from the coding sequence GTGGATGGCCCCGTTCGCGGCACCGCCGCCGACGGCTACCGAACCTTTCAGGGGATTCCCTATGCCGCCCCGCCGGTGAGCCGATTGCGCTGGGCCCCACCGGCTCCGCCCGTGCCGTGGCGGGACGTTCGCGACGCCACCGCGCCCGGTCACCCCTGCGTGCAGAACGCGAGCCCGATGGGCGATCCGGCCAGCGATTCCGAGGATTGCCTGTATCTCAACGTCACCGCACCCGATCACGCGGACGGCGAAAAACTGCCGGTGATGGTCTGGATCCACGGCGGCGGTTTCTATTTCGGCTCCGCCGACCCCTACCAGGCCCGCCGCCTGGCCACCAAGGGTCGCGTGGTCGTGGTGACCCTGAACTACCGGTTCGGCGCGCTGGGATACCTGGTGCATCCCGGGCTGGACACCGCCGACGCCGCGTCGGGCAACTACGGACTGCTCGATCAGCAGGCCGCACTGCGCTGGGTGCGGCGCAATATCGACCGCTTCGGCGGAAATCCGGACAGCGTAACGCTTTTCGGCCAGTCCGCCGGGGCGACCAGTACCTGCTCCCTACTCGCCTCACCGTCCGCGGCAGGCCTGTTCCAGCGCGCCATCGTGCAAAGCAGTCCGTGCTCGGAGACTAATCAGTGGCCCTACGACGACGGCTACTGGTTCGCCCGGCCGCGTGCCGCCGCCGAACAGCAGGGCCGCGAGCTGGCCGACAAACTCGGCTGCGGCGCCGCTGCCGATGCGGCGGACTGCCTGCGCACCGTCCCCGCCGCGAAGATACTGGCCGCCGCGGACGGCGCCGGATACGGCCCGGCCTACGGCGGACAGCACACACCGCTCCCGCTCGCACCGGCCGAGGCGATCGCGAGCGGAAAGTTCAATCGGGTCCCGGTGATTCACGGCACCACCCGCGATGAGCACAGCACGTTCATCTGGGCCATCGAGTCGTTCACCGATCACGTGTACACACCCGCCGACTACCGTAACCAACTCGACAGCGCCTTCGGCGCGGACGCCGATCGCATCGCGGCGGAATATCCACTGACCGATTACGGCTCCCCCAGCCAGGCGCTCGCGCGGTTGTTCTCCGACTACACCTGGGGGTGCACCGCACTCCTGACCGACGATGCGTTGGCCGCCCAAACCACCACGTACGCATACGAATTCGCCGACCCCAACCCACCGTGGGGTAAGGATATGGCCAAGGCGCACTTCCCGACCGGCGCACTGCACGTCGGCGAAATACCGTATCTCTTCGACAGCCCCGAATTCCCGACCCCATTATCCACCGAGCAGAATCGCCTGTCGGACACCATGATCGACTACTGGACACGCTTCGCCCGAACCGGCGACCCGAACCGCTCAGGCACACCGAACTGGCCGGAGTACCGCACGGCGACCGACGTTCTGTCATTGGCCCCCAACATGATTCACCCAGTGGACCTCGATGCCGAACACCGATGCGGATTCTGGTCCACCTTGCGCCGCCCACCAAAGCCGTAG
- a CDS encoding TetR/AcrR family transcriptional regulator, whose translation MERQVPDELSRLWRLPGAGRTGRPAELDVERVVRAAVALADEAGLQAATLPKVAESLGYSTMSLYRHVGSKDELLTLMLDAGVASPPDIRTGPAHWRDGLREWTYALRDVYVERHWLIDVPVSGPPSGPNQIAWFDAGLKVLRAARLASNAKIAVLALLSGYVRQMVTLAAEHNPGLGPDPARTYRTYAANLARLVDRDRFPYAAMLFAGNAFEAPEYGTEPITEFHFDFGLNTILRGIAED comes from the coding sequence GTGGAACGGCAAGTGCCGGACGAACTCTCACGACTGTGGCGGCTGCCGGGCGCCGGGCGTACCGGAAGACCCGCGGAACTCGACGTGGAACGCGTGGTGCGCGCGGCGGTCGCGCTCGCCGACGAGGCGGGTCTGCAAGCCGCGACACTCCCGAAAGTCGCTGAATCCCTTGGTTATTCGACCATGTCGCTGTACCGCCACGTCGGTTCGAAGGATGAACTGCTGACGCTCATGCTGGACGCGGGTGTCGCGAGTCCACCCGATATCCGTACCGGCCCGGCGCATTGGCGCGACGGGTTGCGCGAATGGACCTATGCGTTGCGCGACGTATACGTCGAAAGGCATTGGCTGATAGACGTTCCGGTCTCCGGCCCGCCGTCGGGTCCGAACCAGATCGCCTGGTTCGATGCCGGTCTGAAGGTGCTGCGTGCCGCCCGGCTCGCCAGCAACGCGAAAATCGCGGTGCTGGCGCTGCTCAGCGGCTATGTGCGTCAGATGGTGACGCTCGCCGCCGAACACAATCCCGGACTCGGTCCGGATCCGGCGCGGACCTACCGTACATACGCCGCGAACCTGGCCCGGCTCGTAGACCGGGACCGATTTCCCTATGCCGCAATGCTGTTCGCCGGAAACGCCTTCGAGGCGCCCGAATACGGCACCGAGCCGATCACCGAATTCCACTTCGATTTCGGCCTGAACACGATTCTGCGCGGCATCGCCGAGGACTGA
- a CDS encoding TetR/AcrR family transcriptional regulator translates to MGNLPDGRARRALPKGPHKLDRDTVLASQRLRMFDAVVEVVTKKGYRTTTVADVIARAGVSRRTFYEHFADKDACFAAALRHGFEDLMVEIIDATDMGGVERDDRITAGWRGVCEALARRPAFARVFLLAAPQAGGEIQDQYERYLSQAAAALREHVTVARRKRPDLPAELSEAVAQAIVGAVARLLTTQLRAHGAERLPDLLPTILAVVNALLLVDIPPPSVD, encoded by the coding sequence GTGGGTAACTTGCCGGACGGGCGAGCGCGGCGAGCATTGCCGAAGGGGCCGCACAAGCTCGACCGCGACACCGTGCTGGCGTCGCAACGGCTGCGGATGTTCGATGCGGTGGTCGAAGTCGTTACGAAGAAGGGATACCGGACCACCACGGTCGCCGACGTGATCGCCCGTGCGGGTGTGTCGCGGCGGACGTTCTACGAGCATTTCGCCGATAAGGACGCCTGCTTCGCCGCCGCCCTACGGCACGGGTTCGAGGATCTGATGGTCGAAATCATCGACGCGACCGATATGGGCGGCGTCGAGCGGGACGACAGGATCACCGCGGGGTGGCGGGGCGTATGCGAAGCCCTGGCGCGCAGACCGGCCTTCGCCCGAGTGTTCTTGCTGGCCGCTCCACAGGCCGGCGGCGAGATTCAGGATCAGTACGAGCGGTACCTGTCGCAGGCGGCCGCCGCACTGCGCGAGCATGTCACCGTGGCGCGGCGCAAGCGCCCCGATCTGCCTGCCGAACTGTCCGAGGCCGTGGCCCAGGCGATCGTCGGCGCGGTCGCCCGCCTACTGACCACCCAGCTCCGGGCGCACGGCGCCGAGCGGTTACCCGACCTGCTGCCGACGATCCTGGCTGTGGTGAATGCTCTACTGCTGGTGGATATTCCACCACCGAGTGTCGACTGA
- a CDS encoding response regulator, giving the protein MNATPITVLLVDDEPIARSGLRAILDAQSGIEVVAEAADGVAVLPLIKRLRPDVVAMDVRMPLMDGIETTRAILRAISAPPKILIITTFENDDYVYGALRAGADGFLLKRARPAEIANAIRTVAEGNSLLYPAALRRLATGRANTQAQTTFERASLTEREQTVLRHMTRGLSNAEIAAQLHLGSETVKSHVSAILAKLGVRDRTQAVILAYESDFVDA; this is encoded by the coding sequence ATGAACGCGACGCCGATCACCGTCCTGCTCGTCGACGACGAACCCATTGCCCGCTCCGGCCTGCGCGCCATCCTCGACGCTCAATCCGGTATCGAGGTGGTGGCCGAGGCCGCCGACGGGGTCGCGGTGCTGCCGCTGATCAAACGGCTGCGACCCGACGTCGTCGCCATGGACGTCCGGATGCCGCTGATGGATGGCATCGAAACCACGCGGGCGATTCTGCGCGCGATATCCGCCCCGCCCAAGATCCTCATCATCACGACTTTCGAAAACGACGACTACGTCTACGGTGCGCTGCGGGCGGGCGCCGACGGCTTTCTGCTGAAACGGGCACGGCCCGCCGAGATAGCAAACGCCATCCGGACCGTGGCGGAAGGGAATTCACTGCTTTACCCGGCGGCGCTGCGCCGCCTCGCGACCGGACGCGCCAATACCCAGGCGCAAACCACGTTCGAGCGGGCATCGCTCACCGAGCGCGAGCAAACCGTGCTGCGACATATGACCCGAGGACTGTCCAACGCCGAAATCGCCGCGCAGCTGCACCTCGGTTCCGAAACCGTCAAATCCCATGTCAGCGCGATCCTGGCCAAACTGGGTGTGCGAGACCGCACACAGGCCGTGATCCTCGCCTACGAATCGGACTTCGTCGACGCCTGA
- a CDS encoding sensor histidine kinase, whose product MFALFRPLTYTRGIHLCVPLTIAALWLFIDPSRPYVVALLMIPVGLLPMTRLAEGIQAELLLTRGTPDASLTAAPATTWPDRWRTVWWLEIRLACSAVLLAVGVGTVWLCTDLIRASVGSAPTRDTLVHLPSHWWWAVLIPVPLAILSITVVGLGELVTVAARRLLGPSPTERLRMLEARTEQLLEHNRIASELHDSIGHALTAIVLQAGAARTTTDTQFTDRALSAVEDTGRAALDDLDRVLRVLRDAGQPVVERPTLASSAALFDSARSAGASVEVTVEGAVDSIPGPISREGYRILQESLTNVLRHYGPGPIDVSVRVDAARLELCVRNPLPERPSPPRTGSGLRGIRERAGLLGGLARLGPLGDSWQVHVELPLR is encoded by the coding sequence GTGTTCGCCCTGTTCCGTCCGCTGACCTATACCCGCGGCATACATCTGTGTGTGCCGTTGACGATCGCGGCGCTCTGGCTGTTCATCGACCCGAGCCGACCGTATGTGGTTGCGCTGCTGATGATTCCGGTCGGCCTCTTGCCCATGACCCGGTTGGCCGAAGGGATCCAGGCCGAGCTGCTGCTCACCCGCGGCACACCCGACGCCTCCCTCACGGCCGCGCCCGCGACCACCTGGCCGGACCGCTGGCGCACGGTGTGGTGGTTGGAGATTCGGCTCGCCTGCAGCGCGGTGTTGCTCGCGGTCGGGGTCGGCACCGTGTGGCTGTGCACGGATCTGATCCGTGCCAGTGTCGGCTCCGCGCCGACCCGGGACACCCTGGTCCACTTGCCATCGCACTGGTGGTGGGCGGTATTGATCCCGGTACCGCTGGCAATTCTGTCGATCACCGTGGTGGGACTCGGCGAACTCGTCACCGTCGCGGCCCGCAGACTGCTCGGGCCGTCACCGACCGAACGGTTGCGGATGCTGGAGGCGCGCACCGAACAACTGCTGGAACACAATCGCATCGCCAGCGAACTGCACGACTCGATCGGTCACGCCCTGACCGCGATCGTCCTGCAGGCCGGCGCCGCCCGGACCACCACGGATACCCAGTTCACCGACCGTGCTCTCAGTGCCGTCGAGGACACCGGCCGGGCCGCCCTCGACGACCTCGATCGGGTGCTGCGGGTGCTGCGCGACGCCGGGCAGCCGGTGGTCGAGCGTCCGACGCTGGCCTCCTCGGCCGCCCTCTTCGACTCGGCACGTTCCGCGGGCGCGTCGGTGGAGGTGACCGTCGAGGGTGCGGTCGACTCGATCCCCGGCCCGATATCGCGGGAAGGCTATCGCATCCTGCAGGAATCGCTGACCAACGTGTTGCGGCACTATGGCCCCGGGCCCATTGATGTTTCGGTGCGGGTCGACGCCGCGCGGCTCGAACTGTGCGTGCGCAACCCGCTACCCGAACGACCGAGCCCACCACGCACCGGCAGCGGCCTGCGCGGCATTCGCGAACGCGCCGGACTCCTCGGTGGGCTGGCCCGGCTCGGGCCGCTCGGAGACAGCTGGCAGGTGCACGTCGAACTCCCGCTTCGATGA